A genomic segment from Methanosphaera sp. WGK6 encodes:
- the fni gene encoding type 2 isopentenyl-diphosphate Delta-isomerase, giving the protein MISDRKLQHLEICKNYDVEHHITTGFEDINLVHRSLPEVDFEEIDTSIELLGKKLDSPLIISAITGGHTESKRINENLAIATENTNIAMGVGSQRAGISNPELKDTFTIVRESAPHAVIIGNIGAPQVEYAPKAIEMLETDMLAIHLNPLQEIIQPEGDINAKGYVEHIKEICDSTNIPIIAKETGAGISMDDARILEKIGVDAIDIQGVGGTSWAAVETYRADNPHLGNLFWDWGITTAVSTIEVLESTNLPVISSGGIRNGLEAAKAIALGADCVGMALPFLKHAYMGHTYIEEKINQFTRELKTAMFLVGASNIDELKEKKLIITGKTREILNELEIDTKKYTRRI; this is encoded by the coding sequence GTGATATCGGATAGAAAACTACAACATCTTGAAATATGTAAAAACTATGATGTAGAACATCATATAACAACAGGATTTGAAGATATAAATCTAGTTCATAGATCACTACCCGAAGTAGATTTTGAAGAAATTGACACATCCATAGAATTACTAGGTAAAAAACTAGATTCACCACTAATCATATCAGCAATAACCGGTGGACACACAGAAAGTAAAAGAATAAATGAAAACCTAGCAATAGCTACAGAAAATACAAATATAGCAATGGGTGTGGGAAGTCAAAGAGCAGGAATATCTAATCCTGAACTTAAAGATACATTTACAATAGTACGAGAAAGTGCACCACATGCAGTAATTATAGGAAATATAGGAGCACCTCAAGTAGAATATGCACCAAAAGCAATAGAAATGCTAGAAACAGATATGTTAGCAATTCATCTTAACCCACTACAGGAAATCATACAACCTGAAGGAGATATAAATGCAAAAGGATATGTTGAACATATCAAAGAAATATGTGATTCAACAAATATTCCAATAATAGCAAAAGAAACAGGTGCTGGAATAAGTATGGATGATGCTAGAATACTTGAAAAAATAGGTGTAGATGCCATTGATATTCAAGGAGTAGGTGGAACCAGTTGGGCTGCAGTAGAAACATACCGTGCAGATAATCCACATCTAGGAAATCTCTTCTGGGATTGGGGAATTACAACAGCTGTAAGTACAATAGAAGTTCTTGAATCAACAAATCTACCAGTAATTTCTTCAGGTGGAATAAGAAATGGTCTTGAAGCAGCAAAAGCAATAGCACTTGGAGCTGACTGTGTAGGTATGGCACTACCATTCTTAAAACATGCATACATGGGACATACATACATTGAAGAAAAAATAAATCAATTTACAAGAGAACTTAAAACAGCAATGTTTCTTGTTGGAGCATCTAACATAGATGAACTTAAAGAGAAAAAATTAATAATTACAGGAAAAACAAGAGAAATACTAAATGAACTTGAAATAGATACAAAAAAATATACAAGGAGGATATAA
- the mvk gene encoding mevalonate kinase translates to MKIKAFAPGKIILFGEHSVVHKKPAIAVAINRGVHVELTSRNDNIVQVTVPIIDYSAELELVDKKLNFKLDSQKKIITDYIYEVINLFEFDKGFNLTVNIEMYLGAGLGSSAAVSVATLKAVSIYAGFDLDKKTIAHKAREIEIKIQGAASPIDTSMSTYGGIIFIDENFELSRINFDMQLPLIVSNCEISGNTGKLVESVRIKYEKYPKIIGNIFTAMEQIATDAKKALEKGDSKKIGHLMNINQGLLDAIGVNTVELSDMVYEARKYGSLGSKLTGSGGGGCIIAYCPENSDEVYEQLSKKYATFKCEQSDYGVQAKLID, encoded by the coding sequence ATGAAAATCAAGGCATTTGCACCAGGAAAAATAATTTTATTTGGAGAACATTCAGTTGTACATAAAAAACCTGCAATTGCTGTTGCAATTAACAGGGGAGTGCATGTAGAACTAACATCAAGAAATGATAATATTGTTCAAGTGACAGTACCTATTATAGATTATTCTGCAGAACTTGAATTAGTTGATAAAAAACTTAACTTCAAGTTAGATAGTCAAAAAAAGATAATTACTGATTATATATATGAAGTTATTAACTTATTTGAATTTGATAAAGGTTTTAACTTAACTGTAAATATTGAAATGTATTTAGGTGCAGGTTTAGGTTCATCAGCAGCTGTATCAGTAGCAACATTGAAGGCCGTGTCAATATATGCAGGATTTGATTTAGATAAAAAAACAATAGCACACAAGGCTCGTGAAATTGAAATTAAAATCCAAGGAGCTGCAAGTCCCATTGACACATCTATGAGTACATATGGTGGAATAATATTTATTGATGAAAACTTTGAACTTAGCCGAATTAATTTTGATATGCAGTTACCACTTATTGTTTCAAACTGTGAAATCAGTGGTAATACAGGAAAATTAGTTGAATCCGTGAGAATAAAATATGAAAAATATCCTAAGATAATTGGAAATATTTTCACAGCAATGGAACAAATAGCAACCGATGCAAAAAAAGCTCTTGAAAAGGGTGATTCTAAAAAGATTGGACATCTTATGAATATAAATCAAGGATTACTTGATGCAATAGGAGTAAATACTGTTGAATTATCAGACATGGTTTATGAAGCACGAAAATACGGATCTCTAGGATCAAAACTAACAGGTAGTGGTGGAGGAGGCTGTATTATAGCATATTGTCCAGAAAATAGTGATGAAGTCTATGAACAACTAAGTAAGAAATATGCAACATTTAAATGTGAACAGTCTGATTATGGTGTTCAAGCAAAACTTATTGACTAA
- a CDS encoding isopentenyl phosphate kinase — protein MIILKIGGSALTIKDADKPTIDEVNLDRIAQEVSAYNEDMVIVHGAGSYGHIYAKKFGIGDVIGNVNDHLYKLEGLCRTQASVQLLNYIVVEKLHEKGVPAIGIKPSSFIVTDNKRIAVCDTKIIKQYIDNGFVPVLYGDAVLDYNDYIKFAIISGDQLITYLAKELKADRVILSSDVDGIYTDNPKINPEAKLIDIVTKDTKLTLTENEDQADVTGGMGGKIKELLQLAEEGIESQIINAETPGNIKLAVSGQEVKGTIIK, from the coding sequence ATGATTATATTAAAGATTGGGGGCAGTGCTTTAACAATAAAAGATGCTGATAAGCCCACTATAGATGAAGTTAACTTAGATAGAATAGCTCAAGAAGTATCTGCATATAATGAAGATATGGTGATAGTGCACGGAGCAGGTTCATATGGACATATTTATGCAAAAAAATTTGGAATAGGTGATGTTATAGGTAATGTAAATGATCATCTATACAAGTTAGAAGGTCTCTGTAGAACACAAGCTTCAGTACAACTACTAAATTATATAGTAGTAGAAAAATTACATGAAAAAGGAGTTCCAGCAATAGGAATAAAACCTTCCTCATTCATTGTAACAGATAATAAAAGAATTGCAGTATGTGATACAAAAATCATAAAACAATACATAGATAATGGATTTGTACCAGTACTCTATGGTGATGCAGTACTAGATTATAATGATTATATTAAATTTGCAATAATATCTGGAGACCAATTAATAACATATCTTGCAAAAGAATTAAAAGCTGACCGTGTAATATTATCATCTGATGTAGATGGAATATACACAGATAATCCAAAAATAAATCCTGAAGCTAAGTTAATAGATATAGTAACAAAAGACACTAAATTAACCTTAACTGAAAATGAAGATCAAGCTGATGTAACTGGTGGAATGGGTGGAAAAATAAAAGAATTACTTCAACTAGCAGAAGAAGGAATAGAATCTCAAATAATAAATGCTGAAACACCAGGAAACATAAAACTAGCAGTATCCGGACAAGAAGTTAAAGGTACAATTATAAAATAA